The following coding sequences lie in one Oncorhynchus kisutch isolate 150728-3 unplaced genomic scaffold, Okis_V2 scaffold3257, whole genome shotgun sequence genomic window:
- the LOC116371465 gene encoding NLR family CARD domain-containing protein 3-like isoform X2, protein MSLSGERDEGDPASKMSLSGEREGGPDTKAKSPIKQERPASPVPSCVSMKSDQSMDHPILFREGDFSTEQRNQQGRPESEILSGQSSQSHQTDLASIFSLLEEKIMTFVKNELKMFKRILSPELPEGFESQKQEVVDTEDEKQESSAREGALKITLHILRKMNQKELADTLEKYELAVICQRELKSNLKKKFQCVFEGIAKQGNPTLLNKIYTELYITEGGTGEVNNEHELRQIETTTRKQATPETAIKCNDIFKPLTGQDKPIRTVLTKGVAGIGKTVSVQKFILDWAEGKANQDVQFVFSFPFRELNLMKEDKHTFIELLNHFSMETKQSGISNYNKYKVLFIFDGLDECRLPLDFQKNKICWDVTESTSVDVLLTNLIKGNLLPSALLWITTRPAAANKIPSGCVDQVTEVRGFNDPQKEEYFRKRFSDEDLASRIISHIKTSRSLHIMCHIPVFCWISAIVLEHMLKHKREEMPKTLTEMYTHLVVFHTKQKNEKYLGKEETGPHWNKESILSLGKLAFQQLVNGNLIFYEEDMKESGIDVNEASVYSGLCTQLFKEECGLYQDKVYCFVHLSIQEFLAAVYVFLSFINNNENLMDKPQSTSRNFSVRIKQRRKVTFYKSAVDKALQSETGNLDLFLRFLLGLSLESNQKHLQGLLTKSRSSSQSHEETVKYIKEKIRENPSPERSINLFHCLNELNDHSLVEEIQRYLRSGSLSEHNLSPAQWSALVFVLLTSEQELNVFDLKKYSRSEEGLLRLLPVVKASRAAL, encoded by the exons tccaatcaagcaggagagaccagcctcccctgttcccagctgtgtgtccatgaagagtgaccagTCTATGGATCATCCTATACTgtttagagagggagacttttctactgaacaaag AAACCAACAGGGGAGACCAGAGTCAGAGATTCTCAGTGGtcagtcttcccagagtcatcaaacagacctggcctccatattcagt ttgcttGAAGAGAAAATTATGACATTTGTGAAGAACGAGCTGAAGATGTTCAAGAGGATTCTTAGTCCAGAACTCCCAGAAGGCTTTGAGAGTCAGAAGCAGGAAGTGGTGGACACTGAAGATGAGAagcaggagagcagtgccagagagggggctctgaagatcacactgcacatcctgaggaaaatgaaccagaaggagcttgctgacacactggagaaat ATGAGCTCGCTGTGATTTGCCAACGTGAACTCAAATCTAatctaaagaagaagtttcaatgtgtatttgaggggatcgctaaacaaggaaacccaacacttctcaataagatctacacagagctctacatcacagagggtggaacaggagaggtcaataatgaacatgagctgagacagattgagacaacaaccaggaaacaagcaacaccagagactgcaatcaaatgtaacgacatcttcaaacccttaactggacaagacaaacctatcagaactgtgctgacaaagggagtcgctggcattggaaaaacagtctctgtgcagaagttcattctggactgggctgaaggaaaagcaaatcaggatgtccaatttgtgttttcattcccttttcgggagctgaatttgatgaaagaggacaaacacactttcattgaacttctcaatcacttctcaatggaaaccaaacaaTCAGGAATCTCCAACTACAACAAGTAcaaagttctgttcatctttgatggtctggatgagtgccgactgccccttgacttccagaagaacaagatTTGTTGGGACGTCACAGagtcaacctcagtggatgttctgctgacaaatctcatcaagggaaatctgcttccctctgctctcctctggataactacccgacctgcagcagccaataagatcccttcagggtgtgttgaccaggtgacagaggtacgagggttcaatgacccacagaaggaggagtacttcaggaagagattcagtgatgaggacctggccagcagaatcatctcacacataaagacatcaaggagcctccacatcatgtgccacattccagtcttctgttggatttctgcaatagtccttgaacacatgctgaaacataagagagaagagatgccgaagactctgactgagatgtacacacaccttgtggtgtttcataccaaacagaagaatgaaaagtatcttgggaaagaagagacaggtccacactggaataaagagagcattctgtcactgggaaaactggcttttcaacagcttgtgAATGGCAATCTGATTTTCTATGAAGAAGACATGAAAGAGTCTGGCATTGATGTCAACGAAGCCTCAGTGTACTCAGGATTGTGCACACAGCTCTTTAAAGAGGAATGTGGGCTGTACCAGGACAAGGTGTACTGCTTTGttcatctgagcattcaggagtttctggctgctgtatatgtgttcctctcattcatcaacaacaatgAGAATCTAATGGACAAACCTCAATCAACGTCCAGGAACTTTTCTGTGAGGATCAAACAAAGGCGTAAAGTTACTTTCTACAAGAGTGCTGTGGATAAAGCCTTACAAAGTGAGACGGGAAACCTGGAccttttcctccgcttccttctgggcctctcactggagtccaatcagaagcacttacAAGGTCTACTGACAAAGTCAAGAAGCAGCTCACAGAGCCATGAAGAAACAGTCAAGTACATCAAGGAGAAGATCAGGGAGAATCCCTCTCCAGAGAGGagcatcaatctgttccactgtctgaatgaactgaatgaccattctctagtggaggagatccAAAGATACCTGAGATCAGGAAGTCTCTCAGAACACAACCTGTCACCtgcacagtggtcagctctggtctttgtgttgctgacttcagaaCAGGAGCTGaatgtgtttgacctgaagaaatactccagatcagaggaaggtcttctgaggctgctgccagtggtcaaagcctccagagctgctctgtga
- the LOC116371465 gene encoding NLR family CARD domain-containing protein 3-like isoform X1 gives MSLSGERDEGDPASKMSLSGEREGGPDTKAKSPIKQERPASPVPSCVSMKSDQSMDHPILFREGDFSTEQRNQQGRPESEILSGQSSQSHQTDLASIFSLLEEKIMTFVKNELKMFKRILSPELPEGFESQKQEVVDTEDEKQESSAREGALKITLHILRKMNQKELADTLEKYSDELAVICQRELKSNLKKKFQCVFEGIAKQGNPTLLNKIYTELYITEGGTGEVNNEHELRQIETTTRKQATPETAIKCNDIFKPLTGQDKPIRTVLTKGVAGIGKTVSVQKFILDWAEGKANQDVQFVFSFPFRELNLMKEDKHTFIELLNHFSMETKQSGISNYNKYKVLFIFDGLDECRLPLDFQKNKICWDVTESTSVDVLLTNLIKGNLLPSALLWITTRPAAANKIPSGCVDQVTEVRGFNDPQKEEYFRKRFSDEDLASRIISHIKTSRSLHIMCHIPVFCWISAIVLEHMLKHKREEMPKTLTEMYTHLVVFHTKQKNEKYLGKEETGPHWNKESILSLGKLAFQQLVNGNLIFYEEDMKESGIDVNEASVYSGLCTQLFKEECGLYQDKVYCFVHLSIQEFLAAVYVFLSFINNNENLMDKPQSTSRNFSVRIKQRRKVTFYKSAVDKALQSETGNLDLFLRFLLGLSLESNQKHLQGLLTKSRSSSQSHEETVKYIKEKIRENPSPERSINLFHCLNELNDHSLVEEIQRYLRSGSLSEHNLSPAQWSALVFVLLTSEQELNVFDLKKYSRSEEGLLRLLPVVKASRAAL, from the exons tccaatcaagcaggagagaccagcctcccctgttcccagctgtgtgtccatgaagagtgaccagTCTATGGATCATCCTATACTgtttagagagggagacttttctactgaacaaag AAACCAACAGGGGAGACCAGAGTCAGAGATTCTCAGTGGtcagtcttcccagagtcatcaaacagacctggcctccatattcagt ttgcttGAAGAGAAAATTATGACATTTGTGAAGAACGAGCTGAAGATGTTCAAGAGGATTCTTAGTCCAGAACTCCCAGAAGGCTTTGAGAGTCAGAAGCAGGAAGTGGTGGACACTGAAGATGAGAagcaggagagcagtgccagagagggggctctgaagatcacactgcacatcctgaggaaaatgaaccagaaggagcttgctgacacactggagaaat ATTCAGATGAGCTCGCTGTGATTTGCCAACGTGAACTCAAATCTAatctaaagaagaagtttcaatgtgtatttgaggggatcgctaaacaaggaaacccaacacttctcaataagatctacacagagctctacatcacagagggtggaacaggagaggtcaataatgaacatgagctgagacagattgagacaacaaccaggaaacaagcaacaccagagactgcaatcaaatgtaacgacatcttcaaacccttaactggacaagacaaacctatcagaactgtgctgacaaagggagtcgctggcattggaaaaacagtctctgtgcagaagttcattctggactgggctgaaggaaaagcaaatcaggatgtccaatttgtgttttcattcccttttcgggagctgaatttgatgaaagaggacaaacacactttcattgaacttctcaatcacttctcaatggaaaccaaacaaTCAGGAATCTCCAACTACAACAAGTAcaaagttctgttcatctttgatggtctggatgagtgccgactgccccttgacttccagaagaacaagatTTGTTGGGACGTCACAGagtcaacctcagtggatgttctgctgacaaatctcatcaagggaaatctgcttccctctgctctcctctggataactacccgacctgcagcagccaataagatcccttcagggtgtgttgaccaggtgacagaggtacgagggttcaatgacccacagaaggaggagtacttcaggaagagattcagtgatgaggacctggccagcagaatcatctcacacataaagacatcaaggagcctccacatcatgtgccacattccagtcttctgttggatttctgcaatagtccttgaacacatgctgaaacataagagagaagagatgccgaagactctgactgagatgtacacacaccttgtggtgtttcataccaaacagaagaatgaaaagtatcttgggaaagaagagacaggtccacactggaataaagagagcattctgtcactgggaaaactggcttttcaacagcttgtgAATGGCAATCTGATTTTCTATGAAGAAGACATGAAAGAGTCTGGCATTGATGTCAACGAAGCCTCAGTGTACTCAGGATTGTGCACACAGCTCTTTAAAGAGGAATGTGGGCTGTACCAGGACAAGGTGTACTGCTTTGttcatctgagcattcaggagtttctggctgctgtatatgtgttcctctcattcatcaacaacaatgAGAATCTAATGGACAAACCTCAATCAACGTCCAGGAACTTTTCTGTGAGGATCAAACAAAGGCGTAAAGTTACTTTCTACAAGAGTGCTGTGGATAAAGCCTTACAAAGTGAGACGGGAAACCTGGAccttttcctccgcttccttctgggcctctcactggagtccaatcagaagcacttacAAGGTCTACTGACAAAGTCAAGAAGCAGCTCACAGAGCCATGAAGAAACAGTCAAGTACATCAAGGAGAAGATCAGGGAGAATCCCTCTCCAGAGAGGagcatcaatctgttccactgtctgaatgaactgaatgaccattctctagtggaggagatccAAAGATACCTGAGATCAGGAAGTCTCTCAGAACACAACCTGTCACCtgcacagtggtcagctctggtctttgtgttgctgacttcagaaCAGGAGCTGaatgtgtttgacctgaagaaatactccagatcagaggaaggtcttctgaggctgctgccagtggtcaaagcctccagagctgctctgtga